From the genome of Calliopsis andreniformis isolate RMS-2024a unplaced genomic scaffold, iyCalAndr_principal scaffold0022, whole genome shotgun sequence:
TAAGCCTTTTATTTTTAACTTTAAATCCTTCTAACACGGTGTGTCACCTTTCAATTCGAATACTTTAATTATAGAAATATTAGCGCTTGTATCTAATagtaaattaatcattttattacGTGTTTCCGATATTTCAAGAGTTGTTTGTTCGGCCTGAATTTGTTGAATAGCCCTCGGCGCGGCAGTCACCGGAAGCTGACTTGAATTTAAAGATTCTTTTTGTGGTGGTAATTGTTTACTACAATTTCCTGAATTTTTATGAGAATTTGGACTCGAATAATTTCTTATCTGATAACTTGTACCCTGTGATAATGGAGTATTAGTACTCTGCGAATTATTTTGAGAATATCTTGGACTATTATTATACTCCCGTTTTTGACATTCATTAATAGTATGACCTAAATATACACGATTTGACCACATTTCTATTCCTGTTAAAACTTAAAAGTTTTAATTAACGATCAGTATTTCCCTTAAAAGATTcagattgaaaattaaaaacagaaaaaagtaTTTACCTGCAATTCTGTCACAATTTTAACATATTAAACGAATGGTACTTTGACATGTCGAAAAGTCATTTCGTTGAATATTTTTGTTTACTGAGTATTTGTTTCGTTAGGATATGGATATGTATACTTAAATTGtagttttgcatcatatatccaAAATTTGTGATAATCAGTACGAtagattttaaattatttaacatgTTACAATTGCCCCGTGTTACTTTTGACCCCAGTCTCCCCTAGCCCATAACAAGTCCCAATGACTTCACTACCCCTTGTTGGGTATCCGTGCCTCACTTGCACTCAATATTTCTTACTCTACTTTTACACCCGCCCCGATGAAAGCTAGCCcgagaaaaaaatatttgaatattcctaAAACTAGGACCACCGTTGATAATAGTCCAGATTAGGGTTGCCATCCATACCCCTGTTGTGTGACAACGTGTGACACTAACTTCAAGGCGCGAAGTTCAAATTGAATGTAATAGAGAAGGCGTCAAAAGTGAAGTTGGAATaagtttatatgcttgaaaccagttataaacattactctacagaatatttcagagtaaagaataaatcaatatctccttagaaacacttatttaaacattcaaatctcacctttttccccttctctaaggaattatctccagcgccaagatgtaaaagactcgaaagctagaaatcgataaatgctgacgatagttttaacgaattggagtttattaattataatataattatgtaattggttccttgttactaagataccaaaaattaacaaaaCATGTATAAAAATTTAGCGAGAAACCATTTTGGTACGCTCTCTTCGTCCCAGTCCTGTGAACTGATAACACGTGTTTTCCCTTggttcaaatacaacagtttagtttgagtttaaatttgtttcatttcttTACGAGCAGAGTGCTTTAGCGCTCCACGGGCACGAATTCTTCCCGGGTCCAAATAAAAATCCCTGAAGGCCACGCAACACCCCTTACCTTTCCGTCCCTCGACTACACGCGATTAATTTTCtaagtattaaaaatacaaaaaaaaattgttttagacAAAAGTTGTATGGCATTAAGAGGTAAATACAGTAGCTGTATTTTTTCAgcaacagcagctgtagccaataTATGTCGCGTAGAAATCAATTCTTGAAACCATCGTGttcaagctcgatgcccgaaaacaAGGAGGCCATAAAAGATAAAGATAGAGTTAGGGATTCAGAGTagcaaaaattgaagtttcttatttacaaacggattttcacgcaaataGTACCAACCGAtttcttgtgctctcccgatgaaaatgataccaTCATGAACTTGctttaattgtttttaaaggctggtatcaagaacgtagaatatgtaaaacttgtaagtatatcatcttttacattcaagttatataaacttgaaaagtaatttttattaaactgacttacttttgcagatcaaaCCAGAGCTTACACTCGAAATATTTCGCGagtgactcgtgccgctcaTTGCCGCTTGCGGGTGACTTAGACCAAAGACTAAACCATAATAGCAttttagaaacgcgagagtaagatttgtCATTTACCTTCTttctcgtctttccgaagctatccgaagtgatccgaagggccgaattcacgtgCATATGGCTCTTACAGTAGTATGTATAGTAGAGGGAGAATCACAATGTGGccccatctcgcattcattaggcagctacatgtctgtaggtaatattatttctgtaaagaaaactgtaacagtagataccgaccaagaaatctcgaaaagtcacaatAAACAGGCTTGATTTACACTCAGGTGTCCTAGAAGTCCAACACGATTGCTTTACAGATATTGTGGGATTTGAATTTGGATTATTAAAGAGAACAAATCAGTTCaattcatttttataaaaatgaataaaagttaatacagtagaatatagaatttgtcTACATTTAGACAGTTCTGTGTTTGAAGATCAAGTTCATACATAAAATGTTTCCGTGGTTCGTATACTTCCATTATTCAGATAAAGCGAGATAACTGTTGTGGATAGGTATAAGTGTGTTCTTTTTGTTGCGGAAAGGTAAGAGAGTGTGGAGTGTGATTGACTCACTCGCATCGTGGTACGGATTATGTTTAGTTCAAAGTGAACTAAAAGAAGCTCGCCAAGGAACACCGTTTCCAAATTATCCGAGAAGCTCTGAATGGAGTGAATGCTTCCGCGTCCAATGTGAGTGCGTTGACGTGATCAAAACATTGTAAGATGATTGAATCCGATGAATGTGTAAGATTAAGCGCGAAATTGTATGAGGATGAGAATATACGCGGCTAGGAAGGTCCAAAAAAAGAGCCATAGCGGGGGGGTCCGGAGTGAAAATTAATGTCCCGACATGTATGCATCTGCGGATGAATTGGCTTCAAACGCGCGGGTTTACCCTAAAAAACGCGCGAATTCTCGCTGACAGAAACACTCGACTACGCAGCAGCGTTTAGTCGTGGTTCAAGCCAAGCGTGCAAAGGTAGACGTGAAAACGTCGACCTTAGGCCGCCATAAACCTCAAGAGGGAGGCCATCTCcctgagtgtgaaggttaaaaagCGTGCACGGTGAGATCAAAAATGGTCAATCCGGGGCCGCCAGGCTACAGGAAGAGTCACGAGAATCGCTAATGgggttaattgaaaatatttatgtttaatgACAAGTTTGGGTCACGACGGGTCGACCGCTCTGGCTCTCCGGTTACCTGCGAAACAATGGCGCTAAGGAGATATAAACTGTGAGGATCAGTATGAAAGAATCAATCGATCAGCAATAAGCCCTGTGTGTGGACAAATAAAGAGAAGAGAGGCAATTCTTTTCCTGTACATTTTTGGTGCCGAAACCCGGGACTTTCGCCGGTTGAGAATAGGAAAGGTGTCCGATATTCAGTGAGCGGGTTTCTCGCGAGTGCGGTTTGGGAAGATTTGTTGCTCCATGGCTCGGGGAAGCAAGAAGAGAGCCGCGCCAGGACCAGCGGCAGCAACTCGTGGACAGGCAAAGAGGTCACGAAATTTGAGCGGAGAAGAAATGGCGAGGACCTCCGGCGAGCAATCCGGTGAAGAACGTGCAGGTCCCTCCGGTATTCAAATGGGTCTGAGGAGACGTCCATCGTCGGAAAGGAGGAGGTCGCAGTCAAGAGATACCGAAGAGGAGCAACGACAATCCAGCGTAGTGCAGATGGCGGCCCCCGTTACAGACACGTCCTCGAGATCCTTGGTTGCCGGAAACAACATGCGTGCCTACATGGATGAGGAACCTAGAGCAGCAGTCGCTGGTGACAGATTCCAGGAGTGGGTAAATAGTACGGCTCTTCCAGGAGAACGTAATAATGAACAACCGCGACCCGCGATCGACCCAACCGCGCGTTTGGTGGATGCGATAGAGTCCACTTTGCGTGTAATACGCGATGCATCTGTAGTCGGAGAGGGCTCGCGAGTCGCGAACCGCCTGACATTAGCAGGTTCGTTGCCTAAATTCGCAGGGGACCCGTTAGAATGGCTCCACTTCAAAGAAACATACGATTTAACTTCGGAAATGGGGGCGTATACAGACCGCGAAAATATTGTGAGGCTTTTTGCGGCACTAAAAGGTGAAGCAAGGGATGCAGTAAGCACGTTGCTGGCGACGGGTCAAGACGCAGCGACTATTATGCGTACCCTTGAGCTGAATTTCGGAAATAAGAACATAATAGCGCGAAAAATCATCGCAGATATCAGGGAATTACCGGAACTAGACACTGGTAAAATAAATATAGCACAGTTCGCAACGAAACTCCGAGGTGCCGTCACAGCTTTCCGATCTCTCAAACTTATAGGGTATCTACATAGCCCCGATTTGATACAAAATGTGGGAAGTAAATTACCATCCGCTCTTAGATACGCGTATCACAAATATTCGGCAGAAGCACCCCAGGAGAAAACAGAACTCGAAAAATTGTCGGATTTTGTGTACAAAGAAGCTGAGCTCGCTGTGGCAGCAGGTGTATTTGGCCTAGAACCTAGATCGACGTCAACGTCGCAAATGACGATTGTCTCGAAGGGCCGTGGCGGAGCGAGAAAACCGATTGCTTCAAGCGCGAAAGTGTTCGGAGTCAGCGCAACGAGTGCCCGTAAGAGTTCCATCGGGAAGTCAGTCCCCAGCTGCGTATTTTGCGATAGATCAAACCATAGATCGGCGGAATGCAGAGGGTTTGCGCGCGAGGGGGCGGCTCGGCGATGGTTCTTAGTGAAAAAACATAAGCTTTGCTTCAAATGTTTGTGTGAGGGACATGTCCGCGGAGACTGCAGAgacactaactgttcggtctgtagAGGGAACCACCACAGCCTTCTGCATGATCCGAGATCCTGTTATAGAGCAGCGAGAAGGGCGAGCAAACCGACCACCCGAGAGACTCGCACTCGAGACACATCGCGAACAGAGGTCAATGTGGCCAACGCGACCGAAGAGATTTGACTAGAGTTACCGCGTGTGTTACTAAAGATATTACCCGTTCGGATAGTAGGGCCGAAAAATGCTGTAAACACGTTCGCCTTATTGGACGAGGGCTCGACAATAACGTTGATCGATCGTAAGATATCTCGAGACGTAGGCGCAATAGGAAGGCCTATGAAAATAGCTTTAAAGAGTATCGATCCTAGAGCGAAGATTATGCCCGACTGTGAGAGGGTCGAATTTGAAATAGAAGGAGCCTTTAGTTTGTATAAAATAAACAGAGCCGTCGCGGTAAATGTGCTGAGTCTTCCTGTCCAGTCCATTTCAGGAAACATCGCGCGATACGTTAGGGCTGTAGAAAATGTAGACATAAAATCCTACCACGATGCACGGCCCACGATACTTATTGGACAAGACAACTGGGACTTGATAGTTGCTCGAGAATTACGTGAGATGGTAGGAAGGAGCCTCGCGCTTTCGCGCTGTTCCTTGGGATGGGCGTTGCATGGGCTTGTGACGGGCTGCGGAGCGTCAGGAACGACTTTGAATACGTACGGGACGCAGCAGATGGACCGAGGGGATCCAGACGGGGACATCGCGCTTGATCCCAACGAACACCTGGACCAATTGATTCGGCAATATTTTGAAATAGACAGTCTCGGAGTTTGCGAAAAAATGAAAAACGCTAATGAACACGAACGCGCGCTAAGGTTATTGGATGAGACAAGCCGTCGCGTAGGAAAATCATGGGAAGCAGGTCTACTGTGGAACGAAAAGTGCGCGCCGAACGTAAATGGTAAAATCGTCGCACAAAAGAGGCTTATATCGTTAGAAAGGAAACTCGATCGCGAACCGGAGTACGCGTCATTATATCACGCGGAGATGGAGCGCTTTATTGAAAATGGTTACGCGGTGAAGGTAAATGACCAAGTAACTACATCACGACCGTGGTACTTGCCGCATTTTGGAGTGCGAAGCAGTACTAAGCCGGGAAAAGTTCGGCTCGTGTTCGATGCTGCCGCGAAGACGACGGGGGTCAGTTTAAACGACCAACTCGAATCCGGGCCGGATTTGTTACAATCGTTGCCAGGTATATTGTTGCGTTTCAGACTACATGAATGTGCGTTTAAAGCGGATATAAAGGACATGTTCCTGCGGATAAAGATTAGAGAAGAGGATCGTGGAGCGCAAAGGTTTCTGTGGCGTGGTAAGAATAGGCAAGGAAGCCCGGAAACCTACGAAATGACGCGTTTGATATTCGGGGCGAAGTCGTCGCCGTGTACCGCGATatacgtaaaaaataaaaacgccCGCGAGAATGCCGGGTTGTATCCTGATGCGGTGAAAAGTATCATCAACGATAgctacatggatgattatttaGCGAGTCGGAGGACTAGTGAAGAGGCCAAGAGACTTATTCGCGACGTAATTAGAATTAATTCTGAGGCGGATTTTGAAATGCACGACTGGGCTAGCAATGTCGTGGGTCTAGTGAGTTCGATACCGGAAATTCCACGACCGGGTAATGAGAAGGGGATGCGCTTGTGTGACCGAGGGGGAGAGAGAGTATTAGGCCTTATATGGGACACGCAAAACGATAAGCTAGAATTCAATGTAGGAATGGCGAGAATTCCGAAGAAAATACTAATGGGGACGATTAAACCAACTAAGCGAGAATTTCTTCGGATAATTATGTCGGTGTACGATCCATTGGGCTTCCTCTCACCATTTACGCTCAATGCGAAAATATTAATGCAGGAAGTATGGCGCAGCGGTATAGGGTGGGACCACCAACTAAGGGACGACGAACAGATAGGCTGGTTGTCGTG
Proteins encoded in this window:
- the LOC143186698 gene encoding uncharacterized protein LOC143186698; translation: MARGSKKRAAPGPAAATRGQAKRSRNLSGEEMARTSGEQSGEERAGPSGIQMGLRRRPSSERRRSQSRDTEEEQRQSSVVQMAAPVTDTSSRSLVAGNNMRAYMDEEPRAAVAGDRFQEWVNSTALPGERNNEQPRPAIDPTARLVDAIESTLRVIRDASVVGEGSRVANRLTLAGSLPKFAGDPLEWLHFKETYDLTSEMGAYTDRENIVRLFAALKGEARDAVSTLLATGQDAATIMRTLELNFGNKNIIARKIIADIRELPELDTGKINIAQFATKLRGAVTAFRSLKLIGYLHSPDLIQNVGSKLPSALRYAYHKYSAEAPQEKTELEKLSDFVYKEAELAVAAGVFGLEPRSTSTSQMTIVSKGRGGARKPIASSAKVFGVSATSALGPKNAVNTFALLDEGSTITLIDRKISRDVGAIGRPMKIALKSIDPRAKIMPDCERVEFEIEGAFSLYKINRAVAVNVLSLPVQSISGNIARYVRAVENVDIKSYHDARPTILIGQDNWDLIVARELREMVGRSLALSRCSLGWALHGLVTGCGASGTTLNTYGTQQMDRGDPDGDIALDPNEHLDQLIRQYFEIDSLGVCEKMKNANEHERALRLLDETSRRVGKSWEAGLLWNEKCAPNVNGKIVAQKRLISLERKLDREPEYASLYHAEMERFIENGYAVKVNDQVTTSRPWYLPHFGVRSSTKPGKVRLVFDAAAKTTGVSLNDQLESGPDLLQSLPGILLRFRLHECAFKADIKDMFLRIKIREEDRGAQRFLWRGKNRQGSPETYEMTRLIFGAKSSPCTAIYVKNKNARENAGLYPDAVKSIINDSYMDDYLASRRTSEEAKRLIRDVIRINSEADFEMHDWASNVVGLVSSIPEIPRPGNEKGMRLCDRGGERVLGLIWDTQNDKLEFNVGMARIPKKILMGTIKPTKREFLRIIMSVYDPLGFLSPFTLNAKILMQEVWRSGIGWDHQLRDDEQIGWLSWLKGLMNIKNCRVPRCYVPAGFHYGDTQIHVFCDASLKGYAAVAYLRVATESGTRVALVMAKTRVAPLKPLSVPRLELQAALLGARLAKTVTEELKIDVNRRYLWSDSITVIRWIKSEPRIRQVFVAHRLGEIGELTLSSEWRWVPSRLNPADDATRWSSEALDPAGRWFVGPEFLQLAESNWPTDRPIDEAEKIAIDGMELRKAQVYVIHSAEYEIPLVAKFLGWPGLLVVARRVRAAFNRWKGKAQAQITVETVSEAENYWYRVIQSDVFADELKALMTGKSVNKGSRIVALKPFLDAIGILRASGRVIKLADEEFCNQPIILDAKHAATRLLIQNYHRRYYHGSNNTVVNEMRQKYYIIGLRRVLRSLISKCIICRLRRAKPQNPTMSALPAGRVALGQRPFRHCGVDYFGPMLVKIGRRREKRWGVLFTCLTTRAIHLELANSLSASSAIMALQRFAARRGTPLVVYSDNGTNFKGASKELRDATKAIDTEALVDHALSKQIKWVFNPPDAPHMGGAWERLIRSVKVALNATLRKQVPSEEVLSTLLVEIEHSVNSRPLTDVSLDPRDEEALTPNHFLIGASSGEIKIKKYDLQATCLRKQWQIAQSFANAYWRRWLREYLPGLIPRAKWHETENSLEKGDLVLIVDLQAPRNLWKTGTVTEVFPGADGVVRIAKVRTSAGVFTRPARKLIRLSGSSEQRG